In Oryza brachyantha chromosome 1, ObraRS2, whole genome shotgun sequence, the following are encoded in one genomic region:
- the LOC102707085 gene encoding uncharacterized protein LOC102707085, which produces MHLDARDRRLVAALAENEALLSRYGALLDAQRPRPRPTPREEAAEEKPRHGIATTPTQLVVPARRDEPGAEEPEEGEVGFLAATANDGSLRASPPRSAMGTGGFDPVARESDLARLPGPKLVEHLCTTHRRADYEAVARVLGDRDRRLEAALAENEGLRRKCDALLGLGGAQAQPRPREEAEEEPAPAPPPRRDGRGVEGAGEVEVKGANFIDLCDDDDDEDDEEAGDEVEAGRGAGSRVPIMEACEDAEVDEDDDVPLSQLWKRRRLGEHAAVKSEKGDGQEQHNSVDSGGNYPRKCTCVRTDVPEALTGEMVSRPPEDSMVAAFVQGKGTFQPEKGGGEMPRAVLHSAGEVVWSTLQKRKFGKKYGSSAAPGFTTSSSQARSTNLIPKKCRESTSPDDEMCNARSVSVPVGAVNTSPRGRGEQENGTGVVQRAKVLQGTGGIGERGDKLDSTPTKVGESNKREGELQKKSINSKSNDVLECQDKEDARMVQKRGLSMHSRDLPMPIVAGVPSVTKNLKKGKHVMRSAPGDSSRAGSKNGVPARGVSEPPNGNNQMKKMSMVEPSSNCGYEKVGADMQKCSSLPRESEEGTVAREVVLFEVTKMTPVQPLSIRNLSGLELLNLTKGGGESSKKLVIEGSPKYGEQNNDTGSGKSSSPLRQREGLKIIGERASNEESRVGRLSPSVERMHSVSKNDELCNSTMTKALLEPWSSSTPLKHTIFPPYSSKSTSIQEKREINLSPSATTRRWESAAHMITSLRGNMELSMQALCALYRRRKLVLSSTEGRQNGSAGLSKIDAARAAKLAEFLLDGKLQGPLKRTAEELKGHDSTGPTFLEKVLLILSKKLFDIYKNKEDPYFC; this is translated from the exons ATGCAC CTCGACGCCCGGGACCGCAGGCTCGTGGCCGCGCTCGCCGAGAACGAGGCCCTGCTGAGCAGGTACGGCGCGCTCCTCGACGcgcagcgcccgcgcccgcgcccgacgccgcgggaggaggccgccgAGGAGAAGCCGCGCCACGGGATCGCCACGACCCCGACCCAGCTGGTAGTGCCGGCACGGCGGGACGAGCCGGGAGCCGAGGAACCAGAGGAAGGGGAAGTG GGCTTTTTGGCTGCCACGGCCAACGACGGTTCGCtccgcgcctcccctccccggtCGGCGATGGGCACCGGCGGCTTCGACCCcgtcgcccgcgagtccgACCTCGCCCGCCTCCCCGGCCCGAAGCTCGTCGAACACCTCTGCACCACCCACCGCCGGGCCGACTACGAGGCGGTCGCGCGCGTGCTCGGCGACCGGGACCGCAGGCTCGAGGCCGCGCTCGCCGAGAACGAAGGCCTGCGGAGGAAGTGCGACGCGCTGCTAGGCCTGGGCGGCGCGCAGGCGCAGCCCCGGCcgcgggaggaggccgaggaggagccCGCCCCGGCCCCGCCACCACGGCGGGACGGGCGTGGAGTCGAGGGGGCAGGGGAAGTGGAGGTGAAAGGCGCCAACTTTATTGACCtctgcgacgacgacgacgacgaagacgacgaggaggccggcgacgaggtggaGGCGGGCCGCGGCGCTGGTTCGAGGGTTCCGATCATGGAGGCATGCGAAGACGCGGAGgtggacgaggacgacgacgtgcCGCTGAGCCAGCTCTGGAAGAGGCGGCGGCTAGGCGAGCACGCGGCTGTGAAATCGGAGAAAGGAGATGGGCAGGAGCAGCACAATTCGGTCGATTCCGGGGGGAATTATCCACGGAAATGTACTTGTGTGAGGACGGATGTTCCGGAAGCATTAACCGGGGAGATGGTGAGTAGGCCGCCTGAGGATTCAATGGTAGCAGCCTTCGTGCAGGGTAAGGGGACCTTTCAACCGGAGAAGGGGGGTGGCGAAATGCCCAGGGCAGTACTGCATTCCGCAGGAGAAGTTGTCTGGAGCACCTTGCAGAAAAGAAAGTTTGGCAAGAAATATGGTTCATCTGCTGCTCCAGGGTTCACTACGTCTTCTTCCCAAGCAAGAAGCACAAATCTTATCCCCAAGAAATGCAGGGAATCAACGAGTCCAGATGATGAAATGTGCAATGCACGCTCTGTTTCTGTACCGGTTGGAGCTGTTAACACGTCGCCGAGGGGTCGCGGTGAGCAAGAGAACGGAACTGGTGTAGTGCAAAGGGCAAAGGTGCTGCAGGGGACTGGTGGAATTGGCGAGCGAGGTGATAAGCTTGATTCTACTCCGACTAAAGTTGGGGAGTCAAacaagagagagggagaattgCAGAAGAAATCCATCAATTCCAAGTCAAATGATGTGCTGGAATGTCAGGATAAAGAAGATGCTAGAATGGTACAGAAAAGGGGTCTCTCAATGCATTCACGTGATCTTCCGATGCCAATAGTTGCTGGTGTTCCTTCGGTAactaaaaatcttaaaaagggaaaacatGTAATGCGCAGTGCACCTGGTGATTCTTCTAGAGCTGGTTCAAAAAATGGTGTGCCAGCAAGGGGAGTTAGTGAACCACCAAATGGAAATAACCAAATGAAGAAGATGTCAATGGTGGAACCATCATCCAATTGTGGGTATGAGAAAGTTGGGGCTGATATGCAGAAGTGCTCATCTCTACCAAGAGAAAGCGAAGAAGGAACTGTAGCAAGGGAAGTAGTGTTATTTGAAGTGACAAAAATGACACCAGTTCAGCCTCTGAGCATTCGCAATTTGTCAGGACTAGAACTTCTAAATTTAACCAAAGGAGGTGGTGAATCATCAAAGAAACTGGTGATTGAAGGGTCTCCAAAATATGGAGAACAGAATAATGATACTGGTTCTGGGAAAAGTTCATCTCCATTAAGACAGAGGGAGGGGTTGAAGATCATTGGTGAAAGAGCTTCAAATGAAGAGTCAAGGGTGGGAAGATTGTCACCGTCAGTTGAACGAATGCATTCAGTGAGTAAGAATGATGAACTATGCAACTCGACAATGACAAAAGCTTTGTTAGAACCTTGGTCTTCATCTACGCCTTTGAAGCACACGATTTTTCCACCTTACAGTAGTAAAAGCACCTCTATCCaggaaaaaagggaaataaaTTTGTCACCTTCAGCTACGACAAGGCGCTGGGAATCTGCTGCACATATGATTACCTCACTCAGGGGAAACATGGAGCTCTCTATGCAAGCTCTCTGTGCTCTTTACCGCCGAAGGAAATTAGTACTCAGTTCAACTGAAGGACGACAAAATGGGTCTGCTGGACTCAGCAAAATTGATGCCGCCAG GGCAGCTAAGTTGGCAGAATTTCTTTTGGATGGTAAGCTTCAGGGGCCTTTGAAAAGAACTGCGGAGGAACTAAAAGGCCATGATTCTACAGGGCCCACTTTCCTGGAGAAAGTATTACTGATTTTATCGAAAAAGCTGTTCGATATTTACAAGAACAAGGAGGATCCATACTTCTGTTAA